A region of Homo sapiens chromosome 17, GRCh38.p14 Primary Assembly DNA encodes the following proteins:
- the KRTAP4-8 gene encoding keratin-associated protein 4-8 isoform 1 (isoform 1 is encoded by transcript variant 1), whose protein sequence is MVNSCCGSVCSDQGCGQDLCQETCCCPSCCQTTCCRTTCYRPSYSVSCCCRPQCCQSVCCQPTCCRPSCCVSSCCKPQCCQSVCCQPTCCHPSCCISSCCRPSCCVSSCCKPQCCQSVCCQPNCCRPSCSISSCCRPSCCESSCCRPCCCLRPVCGRVSCHTTCYRPACVISTCPRPVCCASSCC, encoded by the coding sequence ATGGTCAACTCCTGTTGTGGCTCCGTGTGCTCTGACCAAGGCTGTGGCCAAGACCTCTGCCAGGAGACCTGCTGCTGCCCCAGCTGCTGTCAGACCACCTGCTGCAGGACCACCTGCTACCGCCCCAGCTACAGTGTGTCCTGCTGCTGCAGACCCCAGTGCTGCCAGTCTGTGTGCTGCCAGCCCACCTGCTGTCGCCCCAGCTGCTGTGTGTCCAGCTGCTGCAAGCCCCAGTGCTGCCAGTCTGTGTGCTGCCAGCCCACCTGCTGCCACCCTAGCTGCTGCATCTCCAGCTGCTGCCGCCCCAGCTGCTGTGTGTCCAGCTGCTGCAAGCCCCAGTGCTGCCAGTCTGTGTGCTGCCAGCCCAACTGCTGCCGCCCCAGCTGCAGCATCTCCAGCTGCTGCCGCCCCTCTTGCTGTGAATCCAGCTGCTGCCGCCCCTGCTGCTGCCTGCGTCCAGTCTGTGGCCGAGTCTCCTGCCACACCACTTGCTATCGCCCAGCCTGTGTCATCTCCACCTGCCCCCGCCCCGTGTGCTGCGCCTCCTCTTGCTGCTGA
- the KRTAP4-16 gene encoding keratin-associated protein 4-16: protein MCSSKMPCSPSASSLCAASPPNCCHPSCCQTTCCRTTSCSHSCSVSSCCRPQCCHSVCCQPTCCRPSCCQTTCCRTTCCHPSCCVSSCCRPQCCHSVCFQPTCCHPSCCISSSCCPSCCESSCCCPCCCLRPVCGRVSCHVTCYHPTCVISTCPHPLCCASPPLPLPFPSPPVPLPFFLSLALPSPPRPSPPLLSPVLIPSPSPSPSLPSLSPPLPSPPLPSPHFPSVNPKSMLQ from the coding sequence ATGTGCAGTTCAAAGATGCCATGCAGCCCCAGTGCTTCCAGTCTGTGTGCTGCCAGCCCACCCAACTGCTGTCACCCCAGCTGTTGTCAGACCACCTGCTGCAGAACCACCTCCTGCTCCCACAGCTGCTCTGTGTCCAGCTGCTGCAGACCCCAGTGCTGCCATTCCGTGTGCTGCCAGCCCACCTGCTGCCGCCCCAGCTGCTGTCAGACCACCTGCTGCAGGACGACCTGCTGCCACCCCAGCTGCTGTGTGTCCAGCTGCTGCAGACCCCAGTGCTGCCATTCCGTGTGCTTCCAGCCCACCTGCTGCCACCCCAGCTGCTGCATCTCCAGCAGCTGCTGCCCCTCTTGCTGTGAATCGagctgctgctgcccctgctgctgccTGCGTCCAGTCTGTGGTCGAGTCTCCTGCCACGTCACTTGCTATCACCCAACCTGTGTCATctccacctgcccccaccccttgTGCTgtgcctcccctccccttcccctccccttcccttccccacccgttcccctccctttcttcctttcccttgccctcccctcccctccccgcccttcccctcccctcctctccccagtgttaatcccctccccttccccttccccttctctcccttcactttcccctcccctcccctcccctcccctcccctcccctcatttCCCCAGTGTTAATCCCAAGAGCATGCTTCAATAA
- the KRTAP4-9 gene encoding keratin-associated protein 4-9, whose amino-acid sequence MVSSCCGSVCSDQGCGQDLCQETCCRPSCCETTCCRTTCCRPSCCVSSCCRPQCCQSVCCQPTCSRPSCCQTTCCRTTCYRPSCCVSSCCRPQCCQPACCQPTCCRPSCCETTCCHPRCCISSCCRPSCCVSSCCKPQCCQSVCCQPNCCRPSCSISSCCRPSCCESSCCRPCCCVRPVCGRVSCHTTCYRPTCVISSCPRPLCCASSCC is encoded by the coding sequence ATGGTCAGCTCCTGTTGTGGCTCCGTGTGCTCTGACCAGGGCTGCGGCCAAGACCTCTGTCAGGAGACCTGCTGCCGCCCCAGCTGCTGTGAGACCACCTGCTGCAGGACCACCTGCTGCCGCCCCAGCTGTTGTGTATCCAGCTGCTGCAGGCCCCAGTGCTGCCAGTCTGTGTGCTGCCAACCCACTTGTTCCCGCCCCAGCTGCTGTCAGACCACCTGTTGCAGGACCACCTGCTACCGCCCCAGCTGTTGTGTGTCCAGCTGCTGCAGGCCCCAGTGCTGCCAGCCTGCGTGCTGCCAACCCACTTGCTGTCGCCCCAGCTGCTGTGAGACGACCTGCTGCCACCCTAGGTGCTGCATCTCCAGCTGCTGTCGCCCCAGCTGCTGTGTGTCCAGCTGCTGCAAGCCCCAGTGCTGCCAGTCTGTGTGCTGCCAGCCCAACTGCTGCCGCCCCAGCTGCAGCATCTCCAGCTGCTGCCGCCCCTCTTGCTGTGAATCCAGCTGCTGCCGCCCCTGCTGCTGCGTGCGTCCAGTCTGTGGCCGAGTCTCCTGCCACACCACTTGCTATCGCCCAACCTGTGTCATCTCCAGCTGCCCCCGCCCCTTGTGCTGTGCCTCCTCTTGCTGCTGA
- the KRTAP4-11 gene encoding keratin-associated protein 4-11, translated as MVNSCCGSVCSHQGCGRDLCQETCCRPSCCETTCCRTTYCRPSCCVSSCCRPQCCQSVCCQPTCCRPRCCISSCCRPSCCVSSCCKPQCCQSMCCQPTCCRPRCCISSCCRPSCCVSSCCRPQCCQSVCCQPTCCHPSCSISSCCRPSCCESSCCRPCCCLRPVCGRVSCHTTCYRPTCVISSCPRPLCCASSCC; from the coding sequence ATGGTAAACTCCTGTTGTGGCTCCGTGTGCTCTCACCAAGGCTGTGGCCGAGACCTCTGCCAGGAGACCTGCTGCCGCCCCAGCTGCTGTGAGACCACCTGCTGCAGGACCACCTACTGTCGCCCCAGCTGCTGTGTGTCCAGCTGCTGCAGGCCCCAGTGCTGCCAGTCTGTGTGCTGCCAGCCCACCTGCTGCCGCCCCAGATGCTGCATCTCCAGCTGCTGTCGCCCCAGCTGCTGTGTGTCCAGCTGCTGCAAGCCCCAGTGCTGCCAGTCTATGTGCTGCCAGCCCACTTGCTGCCGCCCCAGATGCTGCATCTCCAGCTGCTGTCGCCCCAGCTGCTGTGTGTCCAGCTGCTGCAGACCCCAGTGCTGCCAGTCTGTGTGCTGCCAGCCCACCTGCTGCCACCCCAGCTGCAGCATCTCCAGCTGCTGCCGCCCCTCTTGCTGTGAATCCAGCTGCTGCCGCCCCTGCTGCTGCCTGCGTCCAGTCTGTGGCCGAGTCTCCTGCCACACCACTTGCTATCGCCCAACCTGTGTCATCTCCAGCTGCCCCCGCCCCTTGTGCTGTGCCTCCTCTTGCTGCTGA
- the KRTAP4-12 gene encoding keratin-associated protein 4-12, translating to MVNSCCGSVCSDQGCGLENCCRPSCCQTTCCRTTCCRPSCCVSSCCRPQCCQSVCCQPTCCRPSCCQTTCCRTTCCRPSCCVSSCCRPQCCQSVCCQPTCCRPSCCQTTCCRTTCCRPSCCVSSCCRPQCCQSVCCQPTCCRPSCCISSSCCPSCCESSCCRPCCCLRPVCGRVSCHTTCYRPTCVISTCPRPLCCASSCC from the coding sequence ATGGTCAACTCCTGTTGTGGCTCTGTGTGCTCTGACCAGGGCTGTGGCCTGGAGAACTGCTGCCGCCCCAGCTGCTGCCAGACCACCTGCTGCAGGACCACCTGCTGCCGCCCCAGCTGCTGTGTGTCCAGCTGCTGCAGGCCCCAGTGCTGCCAGTCTGTGTGCTGTCAGCCCACCTGCTGCCGCCCCAGCTGCTGTCAGACCACCTGCTGTAGGACCACCTGCTGCCGCCCCAGCTGCTGTGTGTCCAGCTGCTGCAGACCCCAGTGCTGCCAGTCTGTGTGCTGCCAGCCCACCTGCTGCCGCCCCAGCTGCTGTCAGACCACCTGCTGCAGGACCACTTGCTGCCGCCCCAGCTGCTGTGTGTCCAGCTGCTGCAGACCCCAGTGCTGCCAGTCTGTGTGCTGCCAGCCCACCTGCTGCCGCCCCAGCTGCTGCATCTCCAGCAGCTGCTGCCCCTCTTGCTGTGAATCCAGCTGCTGCCGCCCCTGCTGCTGCCTGCGTCCAGTCTGTGGCCGAGTCTCCTGCCACACCACTTGCTATCGCCCAACCTGTGTCATCTCCACCTGCCCCCGCCCCTTGTGCTGTGCCTCCTCTTGCTGCTAA